The following coding sequences lie in one Pristis pectinata isolate sPriPec2 chromosome 20, sPriPec2.1.pri, whole genome shotgun sequence genomic window:
- the LOC127580869 gene encoding proline/serine-rich coiled-coil protein 1-like yields MNLPTDDVNFITEETFDFGISFPAESQESLLESDTEEAVIGPVRRSERCLALGIDVNSNNGNQQKTNEGVQKWSPLSAEKLVEIVKEANRLANQFERCALKEKETAKRQGKEVRSCGDRSKLEKESKAKIRLLQDDRTWKKSPRSPRRDTYFVLDSPNKALLPSVDLQVTNENCPISKSTETHPDDGLQTTVCRLEFTSESEQITSDKPMRTKEGNLSTNSKQAAVKKQSVLIRPSSLKLPSAFNRKGNAHSLSSSKPYEYPSKKDLPLPSTGNLNQSRGVSLNNPVNLSRDSGRSNVLHSKPNKGKPSMLSERKMLSAPFKPTTATNIKLLPSTNRSASTENSSRAQMSSRPIPPGNRLRPGSTLSARAGIKIERGSSEVLKEKGSAKQFQTTVTSKHLNSSAADTTIQNTSLPKKVTSSNVKR; encoded by the exons ATGAATCTGCCAACTGATG ACGTTAACTTCATAACAGAAGAAACATTCGACTTTGGAATTAGTTTTCCAGCAGAAAG CCAAGAATCATTGCTTGAAAGTGATACTGAAGAAGCTGTTATTGGTCCAGTCAGGCGGTCTGAAAGGTGTCTTGCTCTGGGAATTGATGTGAACAGTAATAATGGAAACCAGCAGAAAACAAATGAAGGAGTACAAAAGTGGAGTCCTCTAAGTGCAGAGAAGCTGGTAGAAATAGTGAAAGAAGCAAACCGGCTGGCAAATCAATTTGAAAGATGTGctttgaaggaaaaggaaactgCTAAGAGACAGGGGAAAGAGGTCAGAAGCTGTGGTGACCGTTCAAAATTAGAAAAAGAATCCAAAGCCAAAATCAGACTTTTACAAGATGATAGAACATGGAAAAAAAGCCCTCGCAGTCCAAGGAGAGATACTTACTTTGTGTTAGATAGTCCAAACAAAGCTCTTCTTCCTTCTGTGGATCTTCAGGTTACAAATGAAAACTGTCCGATCAGTAAGAGCACAGAAACACATCCTGATGATGGACTGCAAACCACTGTCTGCAGACTTGAATTTACCAGTGAGTCTGAACAAATAACCTCTGATAAACCAATGAGAACAAAGGAAGGTAACCTATCTACAAACAGCAAGCAAGCTGCTGTTAAGAAG CAATCAGTACTTATCAGGCCATCAAGTCTGAAGCTTCCTTCAGCTTTTAATAGAAAAGGAAATGCACATTCATTATCTTCATCAAAGCCCTATGAGTATCCTTCTAAAAAGGATTTGCCCTTGCCTTCAACAGGGAATTTGAATCAATCCAGAG gTGTGTCGCTGAACAACCCAGTAAATCTCTCCAGAGATTCTGGGAGAAGTAATGTCTTGCACAGCAAACCAAATAAAGGAAAACCATCAATGCTGTCAGAGAGGAAGATGTTGTCAGCTCCTTTTAAACCCACCACTGCCACAAATATTAAACTGCTTCCAAGTACCAACCGATCTGCTAGCACAGAGAACAGTAGTCGAGCACAAATGTCAAGCAGGCCAATTCCTCCTGGAAATCGTTTGCGGCCTGGATCGACCTTATCTGCTCGTGCTGGGATCAAAATCGAAAGAGGCAGTTCAGAGGTGCTTAAGGAGAAGGGATCAGCAAAGCAATTCCAAACTACAG tTACTTCTAAGCACCTGAATTCGAGTGCAGCAGATACAACAATCCAAAATACATCTCTGCCCAAGAAAGTGACTTCAAGTAATGTAAAAAG
- the ppil1 gene encoding peptidyl-prolyl cis-trans isomerase-like 1 isoform X1 — protein MSGIPPDTWQPPNVTLETTMGNISLELYWKHAPKTCRNFAELVRRGYYNGTKFHRVISGFVIQGGDPTGTGRGGSSIYGKHFEDELHKDLKFTGAGILAMANAGPDTNGSQFFLTLGPTPVLDGKHTIFGRICHGLSVAKRIELVETNREDRPMDDVIILKASVSELS, from the exons ATGTCGGGGATCCCTCCGGACACATGGCAGCCCCCAAATGTCACGCTGGAAACGAC TatgggaaacatttcactggAGCTGTATTGGAAGCACGCACCAAAAACCTGCAGAAACTTTGCTGAGCTGGTTCGAAGGGGTTATTACAATGGCACAAAGTTCCATAGAGTGATCAGTGGTTTTGTTATTCAAGGAGGAGACCCAACAGGAACAG GTAGAGGAGGATCATCTATATATGGAAAACACTTTGAGGATGAATTACATAAAGATTTAAAATTCACAG GTGCAGGGATCCTTGCCATGGCAAATGCAGGTCCAGATACAAATGGCAGCCAGTTCTTTTTAACTCTGGGACCTACACCAGTACTGGATGGCAAGCACACAATCTTTGGTCGTATCTGTCATGGATTGTCAGTAGCTAAACGTATTGAACTTGTGGAGACCAATCGTGAAGACCGACCGATGGATGATGTAATAATTCTAAAAGCTAGTGTAAGCGAATTAAGTTAA
- the ppil1 gene encoding peptidyl-prolyl cis-trans isomerase-like 1 isoform X2, producing the protein MSRWKRRSMGNISLELYWKHAPKTCRNFAELVRRGYYNGTKFHRVISGFVIQGGDPTGTGRGGSSIYGKHFEDELHKDLKFTGAGILAMANAGPDTNGSQFFLTLGPTPVLDGKHTIFGRICHGLSVAKRIELVETNREDRPMDDVIILKASVSELS; encoded by the exons ATGTCACGCTGGAAACGACGTAG TatgggaaacatttcactggAGCTGTATTGGAAGCACGCACCAAAAACCTGCAGAAACTTTGCTGAGCTGGTTCGAAGGGGTTATTACAATGGCACAAAGTTCCATAGAGTGATCAGTGGTTTTGTTATTCAAGGAGGAGACCCAACAGGAACAG GTAGAGGAGGATCATCTATATATGGAAAACACTTTGAGGATGAATTACATAAAGATTTAAAATTCACAG GTGCAGGGATCCTTGCCATGGCAAATGCAGGTCCAGATACAAATGGCAGCCAGTTCTTTTTAACTCTGGGACCTACACCAGTACTGGATGGCAAGCACACAATCTTTGGTCGTATCTGTCATGGATTGTCAGTAGCTAAACGTATTGAACTTGTGGAGACCAATCGTGAAGACCGACCGATGGATGATGTAATAATTCTAAAAGCTAGTGTAAGCGAATTAAGTTAA